A single region of the Streptomyces virginiae genome encodes:
- a CDS encoding nucleotidyl transferase AbiEii/AbiGii toxin family protein, which translates to MIVNDRTAAAGPGRAALDHLLRLISESAWGDDLVLRGSMVMPAWVGDRARPPGDLDFVVPPPSPVPVDPRGPHPYVPGYDTVQQWPEAADGAARYEIWADGEAEFETRGLRAYVPPEGLVWQPEPEPADFPPYEDLLERVRASPRAAAGVLLDADGARRDGTWAYTYTDGEFGPPGIRILIPWRADSGPAGTAQLDFSRDERLPEAPVWTAVPRGDGGVTVVRTASLGLSLAWKLRWLVEDAATEDGPRCKDLYDAVLLAEAGRERSVPAPPRLAGVRVDERAWQCFRAAHPGVGGSAAAWLARLRTALAPYAPA; encoded by the coding sequence ATGATCGTGAACGACAGGACGGCCGCGGCGGGGCCCGGCCGCGCCGCCCTCGACCATCTGCTGCGGCTGATCTCGGAATCCGCGTGGGGCGACGACCTCGTCCTGCGCGGCAGCATGGTCATGCCCGCGTGGGTCGGCGACCGGGCCCGGCCGCCGGGTGACCTCGACTTCGTCGTGCCGCCGCCGTCGCCGGTCCCCGTCGACCCGCGCGGTCCCCATCCGTACGTCCCCGGGTACGACACCGTGCAGCAGTGGCCGGAAGCCGCCGACGGAGCGGCCCGCTACGAGATATGGGCGGACGGGGAGGCCGAGTTCGAGACGCGCGGGCTGCGCGCGTACGTCCCGCCGGAGGGCCTGGTGTGGCAACCGGAACCGGAGCCGGCGGATTTCCCGCCGTACGAAGACCTGCTGGAGCGGGTCCGCGCCAGCCCGCGGGCCGCCGCGGGCGTCCTGTTGGACGCGGACGGGGCGCGCCGGGACGGTACCTGGGCCTACACGTACACGGACGGCGAGTTCGGGCCCCCGGGGATCAGGATCCTGATCCCGTGGCGGGCGGACTCCGGGCCGGCGGGGACGGCGCAGCTGGACTTCTCCCGCGACGAGCGGCTGCCCGAGGCGCCCGTCTGGACGGCCGTCCCGCGTGGCGACGGCGGGGTCACGGTGGTTCGAACGGCGAGCCTCGGGCTGTCGCTGGCCTGGAAGTTGCGGTGGCTGGTGGAGGACGCCGCGACCGAGGACGGCCCGCGGTGCAAGGACCTGTACGACGCCGTGCTGCTCGCCGAGGCGGGCCGGGAGCGGTCCGTCCCGGCGCCGCCGCGCCTGGCCGGCGTACGGGTGGACGAGCGGGCCTGGCAGTGCTTCCGCGCGGCCCATCCCGGGGTGGGCGGGTCGGCCGCCGCCTGGCTCGCCCGACTCCGCACCGCGCTCGCGCCGTACGCCCCGGCCTGA
- a CDS encoding amidohydrolase family protein, with product MVGLRVTRRTLLRAASTGALTALLGHACEASATPGGITPGDATENLVRLRFTRATNGAATATATGDRVVAEVQGVLWSLPPNGAPATPLTPPDLEPGRPVLSPDGRQVAMSAYRGGTFHIWVMNADGSGLRPLTDGPFDHRAPAWSPDGRSLAFCSERGGDPVAGSPYRIWTVPVTGGRPRRLTGLPGQDGPGQDGAWEDFDPVWSPDGGRVLFVRGTPTGETLTARTIASVAAEPTVEDPVRVEHTVTDGRLLAPALSPSGRTAWLSAAPGPRKAENLSLVVDGRPVPLDGDLAPAPPCWIGDDRLLITLDGRFRVIRPHREDGGAGREIPLDATLEVPRPRYRVKEYVLEAERSLPVRGIHQPALSPDGRRVAFAALNALWVAPVAGGAVRKVVQAPVTAYVQGPVWSPDGRALVYTDDRDGLNGVRRRELDTGREAVLAPDGRVYGVLSPDGTKLATLDLAGRLLVRDLATGTETPLVTALGGGGLPGPPSWSPDGRHLALCDRNRLSRRFREGYNLIRIVNAGTGAARLHALAPHASLSDRYASGPVWSPDGRFLACVAESALWLLPVAPDGTPTGPARRLTDEPADHPSWTADSRTLLYQSCARLRLLALDAAGVPAGAPRTVPVSLTYRRPAPVDTVVRAGLLWDATGSAPRADVDILIAGGRITAVEPHRPGRRATRTVDASDATVLPGLWDSHVHPYPYTYGARQGALHLAYGVTTVVSLGGSAYEQARLREDIRAGRLASPRLLAGGELLDGSRVAYSMGRAHRTRAGFARSLARAAALDWDFVKTYVRAPYPYMAEAARFAHERLGVLAGSHLCAPGIRSGQDLTTHLVATERAEHGHGATPRGHTYQDTLEVYTHGGFDLIATPFTALPLIGADPALAHDVRVTSLMPPWDVAAVRAAAATPPSTEQSLALEREVGVYRSVLAGGGRLALGTDAPLTPVGLHLHLALRALHRYGLSPAEALTTVTLTPARMFGVADRLGTVEPGRIADLTLIGGDPFTDFDDLVRVRATVRGGTLRERPALERAFTPTAPESGDWRTVLDQMLRDGCCTPHDQDVPVGSSR from the coding sequence GTGGTCGGGTTGAGAGTCACGAGAAGGACCCTGCTGCGGGCGGCTTCGACCGGCGCCCTGACGGCGCTGCTCGGCCACGCCTGCGAGGCGTCGGCCACGCCCGGTGGGATCACCCCGGGCGACGCCACGGAGAACCTGGTCCGGCTGCGTTTCACCCGGGCGACCAACGGCGCGGCCACCGCCACCGCCACCGGGGACCGGGTCGTCGCCGAGGTGCAGGGCGTTCTCTGGTCACTGCCCCCGAACGGCGCCCCGGCGACGCCCCTGACCCCGCCCGACCTCGAACCCGGCCGTCCGGTGCTCTCCCCCGACGGCCGCCAGGTGGCGATGAGCGCCTACCGCGGCGGAACCTTCCACATCTGGGTGATGAACGCGGACGGCTCCGGCCTGCGCCCGCTCACCGACGGCCCGTTCGACCACCGCGCGCCCGCCTGGTCGCCCGACGGCCGCAGCCTCGCCTTCTGTTCCGAGCGCGGCGGCGATCCGGTCGCCGGGAGCCCGTACCGGATCTGGACCGTCCCCGTCACGGGGGGCCGCCCGCGCCGGCTGACGGGACTCCCCGGACAGGACGGCCCCGGACAGGACGGCGCGTGGGAGGACTTCGACCCGGTCTGGTCACCGGACGGCGGGCGCGTGCTGTTCGTACGCGGCACACCCACCGGAGAAACCCTGACCGCCCGGACCATCGCCTCCGTCGCCGCCGAACCCACCGTCGAGGACCCGGTCCGCGTCGAGCACACCGTCACCGACGGCCGGCTGCTGGCTCCCGCGCTCTCCCCGTCCGGACGCACCGCCTGGCTGTCCGCGGCCCCCGGCCCGCGCAAGGCCGAGAACCTCTCCCTCGTCGTCGACGGCCGGCCGGTCCCCCTCGACGGCGACCTGGCGCCCGCTCCCCCGTGCTGGATCGGCGACGACCGGCTGCTGATCACCCTCGACGGCCGGTTCCGGGTGATCCGCCCGCACCGGGAGGACGGCGGCGCCGGCCGCGAGATCCCCCTCGACGCCACCCTCGAAGTGCCCCGACCCCGTTACCGGGTCAAGGAGTACGTCCTGGAGGCCGAGCGGAGCCTTCCGGTCCGGGGCATCCACCAGCCCGCGCTCTCCCCCGACGGCCGCAGGGTCGCCTTCGCCGCGCTGAACGCCCTGTGGGTCGCCCCCGTCGCCGGCGGCGCAGTCCGCAAGGTCGTCCAGGCCCCTGTCACGGCGTACGTCCAGGGTCCGGTGTGGAGCCCGGACGGCCGCGCGCTGGTCTACACCGACGACCGCGACGGCCTGAACGGCGTGCGTCGCCGGGAACTCGACACCGGCCGGGAGGCCGTCCTCGCTCCGGACGGCCGCGTCTACGGCGTGTTGTCGCCGGACGGCACGAAGCTCGCCACCCTCGACCTCGCCGGCCGACTCCTCGTCCGCGACCTCGCGACCGGGACCGAGACCCCTCTGGTCACGGCCCTCGGAGGCGGCGGTCTGCCCGGCCCGCCCAGCTGGTCTCCCGACGGCCGCCACCTCGCCCTGTGCGACCGCAACCGGCTCAGCCGGCGCTTCCGCGAGGGCTACAACCTCATCCGGATCGTCAACGCCGGCACCGGGGCGGCCCGCCTGCACGCGCTCGCCCCGCACGCCTCGCTCTCGGACCGCTACGCCTCCGGCCCGGTCTGGTCACCCGACGGCCGCTTCCTGGCCTGCGTCGCCGAATCGGCCCTCTGGCTGCTGCCCGTCGCCCCCGACGGCACCCCGACCGGACCGGCCCGCCGCCTGACCGACGAACCCGCCGACCATCCTTCGTGGACCGCCGATTCCCGCACCCTGCTCTACCAGTCCTGCGCCCGGCTTCGCCTGCTCGCCCTCGACGCCGCCGGCGTACCGGCCGGAGCACCCCGGACCGTGCCCGTCTCCCTGACCTACCGGCGCCCCGCACCCGTCGACACCGTCGTACGCGCGGGACTGCTGTGGGACGCCACCGGCTCCGCACCCCGGGCCGACGTCGACATCCTGATCGCCGGCGGCCGGATCACCGCCGTCGAACCGCACCGGCCGGGCCGCCGCGCGACCCGCACGGTGGACGCCTCCGACGCCACGGTCCTGCCGGGCCTGTGGGACTCCCACGTGCATCCGTACCCCTACACCTACGGGGCGCGGCAGGGCGCGCTGCACCTCGCCTACGGGGTCACCACCGTGGTCTCGCTCGGCGGTTCCGCCTACGAACAGGCCCGACTCCGCGAGGACATCCGGGCCGGACGGCTCGCCTCCCCCCGCCTGCTGGCCGGCGGGGAACTCCTCGACGGCTCGCGCGTCGCCTACAGCATGGGGCGCGCCCATCGCACGCGTGCGGGGTTCGCGCGCTCGCTGGCCCGGGCGGCGGCGCTGGACTGGGACTTCGTCAAGACGTACGTACGAGCGCCGTACCCGTACATGGCCGAGGCGGCGCGGTTCGCGCACGAGCGGCTCGGTGTCCTGGCCGGCTCCCATCTGTGCGCCCCCGGCATCCGGTCCGGCCAGGACCTGACCACGCATCTGGTGGCGACCGAGCGTGCCGAGCACGGGCACGGCGCGACCCCACGGGGGCACACCTACCAGGACACCCTGGAGGTCTACACGCACGGCGGTTTCGACCTGATCGCCACCCCCTTCACGGCGCTCCCGCTGATCGGCGCCGACCCGGCGCTCGCCCACGATGTCCGGGTGACGTCCCTGATGCCGCCGTGGGACGTGGCGGCCGTGCGGGCCGCGGCGGCCACGCCGCCGAGTACGGAGCAGAGCCTCGCCCTGGAGCGGGAGGTCGGCGTCTACCGGAGCGTCCTCGCGGGCGGCGGGCGTCTGGCGCTCGGCACCGACGCACCGCTCACCCCGGTCGGCCTCCATCTCCACCTGGCCCTGCGAGCCCTGCACCGGTACGGCCTGTCACCGGCGGAGGCCCTGACGACGGTGACCCTGACCCCGGCGCGGATGTTCGGCGTCGCGGACCGGCTCGGCACGGTCGAGCCCGGCCGGATCGCCGACCTCACCCTGATCGGGGGCGACCCCTTCACCGACTTCGACGACCTGGTGCGCGTACGGGCCACCGTCCGCGGCGGGACGCTCCGCGAACGCCCCGCCCTGGAAAGGGCCTTCACCCCGACGGCCCCGGAGTCAGGGGACTGGCGAACGGTCCTGGACCAGATGCTGCGCGACGGCTGCTGCACACCGCACGACCAGGACGTGCCCGTCGGATCATCGCGCTGA
- a CDS encoding aminoglycoside phosphotransferase family protein yields MSTAQMHPGAHPVDEDLVRRLIAGQFPRWADLPVERLPSPGTVNVMYRLGDDMVIRLPMLAGGAEDVAMEWEWLPRLAPRLPTPVPEVLGAGKPAEGYPWSWSVLRWLPGANPEAGALREPVALARDLAGFVAAMRSVTLPGAPKAYRGGSLALLDAPTRAAIEQLRRIPEEGVDCDAVAAVWEDAVRAPEPDGPPVWLHADLTPGNLLVAGGRLSAVIDFGCMGVGDPACDLFPAWNLLPADARAVFRAELGVDDVTWRRGRGRTLSQALNALPYYRRTNPAMAANARYVIGEVLGEDGR; encoded by the coding sequence ATGAGCACTGCACAGATGCATCCTGGCGCGCACCCCGTCGACGAGGACCTCGTACGCCGGCTGATCGCCGGGCAGTTCCCCCGGTGGGCCGACCTGCCCGTGGAGCGGCTGCCGTCGCCCGGCACGGTCAACGTGATGTACCGGCTGGGTGACGACATGGTCATACGGCTGCCGATGCTGGCGGGTGGGGCCGAGGACGTGGCGATGGAGTGGGAGTGGCTGCCCCGCCTGGCACCCCGACTGCCCACGCCCGTCCCGGAAGTCCTCGGGGCCGGGAAGCCCGCCGAGGGGTACCCGTGGTCGTGGTCGGTCCTGCGGTGGCTGCCGGGGGCGAACCCCGAGGCCGGGGCGCTGCGCGAGCCCGTGGCGTTGGCCCGCGACCTGGCCGGGTTCGTGGCGGCGATGCGGAGCGTCACCCTGCCGGGGGCGCCGAAGGCCTACCGCGGTGGGTCGCTCGCCCTGCTCGACGCGCCGACCCGGGCGGCGATCGAGCAGCTGCGCCGGATCCCGGAGGAGGGCGTCGACTGCGATGCCGTGGCCGCGGTATGGGAGGACGCGGTGCGGGCCCCGGAGCCGGACGGGCCACCGGTGTGGCTGCACGCCGATCTGACGCCGGGCAACCTGCTGGTGGCCGGGGGCAGGCTGAGCGCGGTCATCGACTTCGGGTGCATGGGGGTGGGGGATCCGGCCTGCGATCTGTTCCCCGCGTGGAACCTGTTGCCGGCCGATGCCAGGGCGGTCTTCCGCGCGGAGCTCGGCGTGGACGACGTGACCTGGCGTCGCGGCCGGGGGAGGACGCTCTCCCAGGCCCTGAACGCGCTGCCCTACTACCGCAGGACGAACCCGGCGATGGCGGCCAACGCCCGGTACGTGATCGGGGAGGTGCTGGGGGAGGACGGACGGTGA
- a CDS encoding sigma-70 family RNA polymerase sigma factor, which produces MADRESDEGAPGTLTEEQAVRMLAGMNEVIRAGEEMRKLRAEMIKLFVGFGWTQDTIARIADMSQPAVSKQVAKYGIEDLAAPMGLALDQYDTPWLEGRLWGLAEAVAETVDTARCTRCVEALARGRKRFTPRTVDELRRLLEDDLTRHRAELPAAFRAAYDEISRGLDVPPKATTGTPATVSASPSVRRTLAHQVQRDRLRDAC; this is translated from the coding sequence GTGGCAGACCGAGAGAGCGACGAGGGCGCACCCGGCACGCTGACCGAGGAACAGGCCGTGCGGATGCTCGCCGGCATGAACGAGGTCATCCGCGCGGGTGAGGAGATGCGGAAGCTGCGCGCCGAGATGATCAAACTGTTCGTCGGCTTCGGCTGGACCCAGGACACGATCGCCCGGATCGCGGACATGAGTCAGCCCGCCGTCTCGAAGCAGGTGGCGAAGTACGGGATCGAGGACCTCGCCGCGCCGATGGGGCTCGCCCTCGACCAGTACGACACCCCGTGGCTCGAAGGGCGCCTGTGGGGGCTCGCGGAGGCGGTCGCCGAGACCGTCGACACCGCGCGCTGCACCCGCTGCGTCGAGGCCCTGGCCCGGGGCCGCAAGCGCTTCACGCCCCGCACCGTCGACGAGCTGCGGCGCCTCCTCGAAGACGACCTGACGCGCCATCGAGCGGAACTGCCCGCCGCCTTCCGGGCCGCGTACGACGAGATCAGCCGCGGCCTCGACGTCCCTCCCAAGGCGACGACCGGCACCCCCGCGACGGTCTCGGCCTCGCCCTCGGTCCGCCGTACCCTCGCCCACCAGGTGCAGCGCGACCGGCTCCGGGACGCGTGCTGA
- a CDS encoding cytochrome P450, whose protein sequence is MTTDTLLDFPFSARGDQLPPEIEELRGEPVKRVRTIAGDEAWLVSSYPLAKQVLEDPRFSLKDTSAPGVPRQYALTIPPEVVNNMGNITGAGLRKAVLKAINPKTDGLTDWMRAQATGLVDGLLSHGAPVDLRGQFTNPYAENLHCRILGIPESDAPRLAASLDIAFMNSACPVTGAKLNWDRDIAYMVERLDDPTTTGLIAELAALRNDPDYDHLTDEMLATVGVTLFGAGVISTMGFLTMAIVSLLQNPEMWERLRKEPEKIPAAVDELLRINLSIADGLPRLALEDVTLGDVEVKKGELMLVLVEAANTDPDVYPDPHVADIDRPNAGTHLSFGGGQHYCPATALGKRHTEIAIEVLLEKMPDLALAVPVDQLVWRTRFMKRIPERLPVLW, encoded by the coding sequence ATGACCACTGACACCCTGCTCGACTTCCCCTTCTCGGCGCGCGGCGATCAGCTCCCGCCCGAGATCGAGGAACTGCGCGGCGAGCCGGTGAAGCGGGTGCGCACGATAGCCGGCGACGAAGCCTGGCTCGTCTCCTCCTATCCGCTGGCCAAGCAGGTCCTCGAAGACCCCCGGTTCAGCCTGAAGGACACCTCGGCCCCCGGTGTGCCCCGCCAGTACGCGCTGACGATCCCGCCCGAGGTCGTCAACAACATGGGCAACATCACCGGCGCGGGGCTGCGCAAGGCCGTGCTCAAGGCGATCAACCCCAAGACCGACGGGCTCACCGACTGGATGCGCGCCCAGGCCACCGGCCTGGTCGACGGCCTCCTGAGCCACGGGGCGCCGGTCGACCTGCGCGGTCAGTTCACCAACCCGTACGCCGAGAACCTGCACTGCCGCATCCTCGGCATTCCCGAGTCCGACGCGCCGCGCCTCGCGGCCAGCCTCGACATCGCGTTCATGAACTCGGCCTGCCCGGTGACCGGCGCCAAGCTCAACTGGGACCGCGACATCGCCTACATGGTGGAGCGGCTCGACGACCCCACCACCACCGGCCTGATCGCCGAGCTCGCCGCTCTGCGCAACGACCCGGACTACGACCACCTGACGGACGAGATGCTCGCCACCGTGGGCGTCACGCTGTTCGGCGCGGGGGTCATCTCCACCATGGGCTTCCTGACCATGGCGATCGTCTCCCTCCTCCAGAACCCGGAGATGTGGGAGCGGCTGCGCAAGGAGCCGGAGAAGATCCCGGCCGCGGTGGACGAACTCCTGCGCATCAACCTGTCGATCGCCGACGGCCTTCCCCGGCTCGCGCTGGAGGACGTCACCCTCGGCGACGTCGAGGTGAAGAAGGGCGAGCTCATGCTCGTCCTGGTCGAGGCCGCCAACACCGACCCCGACGTGTACCCCGACCCGCACGTCGCGGACATCGACCGGCCGAACGCCGGCACGCACCTCTCCTTCGGCGGCGGACAGCACTACTGCCCGGCCACCGCTCTCGGCAAGCGGCACACCGAGATCGCCATCGAGGTGCTCCTGGAGAAGATGCCCGACCTCGCTCTCGCCGTGCCGGTGGACCAGCTCGTGTGGCGTACCCGCTTCATGAAGCGCATCCCGGAGCGCCTGCCCGTGCTCTGGTAG
- a CDS encoding tRNA-dependent cyclodipeptide synthase: MGLAAQRTRPLLTTATEVFTVRPYTPHCQVISTEGDHAVIGISPGNSYFSAQRVNDLAHWGLRNFEQVDLIYTDMHVAEMYEALGYGEDEARRKAVKNLRGVRAKVNNAAAEADPTGARLRARPMSSLTDIPAYRALHRHLTNLLDTDPEFRKTSNSLVDAFLSSKVLNGKAATTRQREVCLEYVCAEMPLFLDTPAILGVPSSLNCYHQLLPMAELLYSRGSGLRASRNQGHAIITPAEGASDDH, translated from the coding sequence ATGGGACTAGCGGCACAAAGGACCCGACCCCTGTTGACGACAGCAACCGAAGTCTTCACAGTCCGGCCGTACACCCCGCATTGCCAGGTGATCAGCACCGAAGGCGATCATGCCGTCATAGGCATTTCCCCGGGGAACAGTTACTTCTCGGCCCAACGTGTCAATGACCTTGCCCACTGGGGCCTGCGCAACTTCGAGCAGGTCGATCTCATCTACACCGACATGCACGTGGCCGAGATGTACGAGGCTCTCGGCTACGGCGAGGACGAAGCACGACGGAAGGCGGTGAAGAACCTGCGCGGCGTCCGCGCCAAGGTCAACAACGCCGCCGCGGAGGCCGATCCCACCGGCGCCCGCCTCCGTGCCCGCCCGATGTCCTCCCTCACCGACATCCCCGCCTACCGTGCGCTCCACCGGCACCTGACCAACCTGCTGGACACCGACCCGGAGTTCCGCAAGACCAGCAACTCGCTGGTCGATGCCTTCCTCTCGTCCAAGGTGCTGAACGGGAAGGCCGCCACGACGCGACAGCGTGAGGTGTGCCTGGAGTACGTCTGCGCGGAAATGCCGCTCTTCCTCGACACGCCGGCCATTCTCGGTGTGCCGTCCTCCCTCAATTGCTACCACCAGCTCCTGCCCATGGCGGAACTGCTCTACTCACGCGGCTCGGGCCTGCGCGCCTCGCGCAACCAGGGTCACGCCATCATCACCCCCGCCGAAGGAGCCTCCGATGACCACTGA
- a CDS encoding endonuclease/exonuclease/phosphatase family protein — translation MVIGTWNLENLCRPLPPGGPPSNRCAAKDEATYRAKLEGLAATIDHLAPDLLGVQEVGSHEALTDLVDRLDGDWHIALSTHPDRRGIRAGFLSRRPLTVVEDRTAFPDHLPPVQVEDDGTMTRRMGRGGLVVRWSPAPGHTVSVAVCHLKSKLLTFPGNRHSTDDERLRARYAAYALYRRAAEAVTMRFVADQLLRGDGLTHEVIVMGDLNDEFKAATTQILYGPPGSQIGTGGFQDTDLGDPRRLWNLAPSILEQGGFSRVFEGQKELIDHILVSRALLPRLERVFTGPEQLPTVDGAHPAAPHDSPSDHAAVLAVLDY, via the coding sequence GTGGTCATCGGTACGTGGAACCTGGAGAACCTGTGCCGCCCCCTGCCCCCGGGTGGGCCGCCATCGAACCGCTGCGCCGCGAAGGACGAGGCCACCTACCGGGCGAAGCTGGAGGGCCTCGCGGCCACCATCGACCACCTCGCGCCCGATCTCCTCGGCGTCCAGGAGGTCGGCAGCCACGAGGCGCTGACCGATCTGGTCGACAGGCTCGACGGCGACTGGCACATCGCCCTGTCCACCCACCCCGACCGGCGCGGCATCCGGGCCGGTTTCCTCAGCCGCCGGCCGCTGACCGTGGTCGAGGACCGCACCGCTTTCCCGGACCATCTCCCACCCGTCCAGGTCGAGGACGACGGAACCATGACCAGGAGGATGGGGCGCGGCGGCCTGGTCGTCCGGTGGAGTCCCGCGCCCGGCCACACCGTGTCGGTGGCCGTCTGTCACCTCAAGTCGAAGCTGCTGACCTTCCCGGGCAACCGTCACAGCACCGACGACGAGCGACTGCGGGCCCGCTACGCCGCGTACGCCCTGTACCGCCGCGCAGCCGAGGCCGTCACCATGCGCTTCGTCGCCGACCAGTTGCTGCGCGGCGACGGTCTTACGCACGAGGTGATCGTGATGGGCGACCTCAACGACGAGTTCAAGGCGGCCACCACGCAGATCCTGTACGGCCCGCCCGGCTCGCAGATCGGTACCGGTGGCTTCCAGGACACCGACCTCGGCGACCCGCGGCGCCTGTGGAACCTCGCGCCGAGCATCCTGGAACAGGGCGGTTTCTCCCGCGTCTTCGAGGGCCAGAAGGAACTCATCGATCACATCCTGGTGAGCCGGGCCCTGCTGCCGCGGCTGGAGCGGGTCTTCACCGGCCCTGAGCAGCTGCCCACGGTGGACGGCGCGCACCCGGCCGCACCGCACGACAGCCCCTCCGACCACGCGGCGGTCCTCGCCGTCCTCGACTACTGA
- a CDS encoding serine hydrolase domain-containing protein, which yields MKPTHLRLRRACAAAAATGVLIAPAAAGSASGASAPERSAPFSAAAAPTPTPTPTPTPTASSDADTGFTPLTPAVAAQLDAAVRRVMREAQVPGVTVGLWAPGKGSYLRSFGVADKATGAPMTPDLHVRIGSETKTFTVTALLQLVDQGKVGLDDTIGKYVTGVPNGDRITLRELAGMRSGLFNYSLDDAFVKKFEADPQQSFTPQQLLDVAFAHPVLFEPGAEFDYSNTNLILLGLVVEKITGRPLHDVITKDVLGPAGLRSTVFPTSPALPAPYAHGYTDQTASGQVEDSTHWNPSWAWAAGEMVSDVQNLRSWARTLATGTLLKPATQAERLKTTPMDIPGAGYGLGIFDVQGWIGHNGSIPGYEVLPVYLPSAQATMVIVLNTDSQYKGQEPSTLFGEAVTGIVTPDHVYPGHKPVAPKAG from the coding sequence GTGAAGCCAACCCACCTCCGGCTACGCCGGGCCTGCGCGGCCGCCGCCGCAACAGGAGTGCTCATCGCCCCGGCGGCCGCGGGCTCCGCGTCGGGGGCCTCCGCTCCCGAACGGTCCGCTCCCTTCTCCGCGGCCGCGGCCCCCACGCCCACCCCGACCCCCACCCCCACCCCCACCGCTTCGTCGGACGCCGATACGGGCTTCACGCCGCTCACACCGGCCGTCGCGGCGCAACTCGACGCGGCCGTGCGCCGGGTGATGCGCGAGGCGCAGGTGCCGGGTGTGACGGTCGGGCTGTGGGCCCCCGGCAAGGGGAGCTACCTACGGTCCTTCGGCGTGGCGGACAAGGCGACCGGCGCGCCGATGACTCCCGACCTCCACGTGCGCATCGGCAGTGAGACCAAGACGTTCACCGTCACCGCCCTCCTCCAGCTCGTCGACCAGGGCAAGGTGGGTCTGGACGACACCATCGGCAAGTACGTCACAGGGGTTCCGAACGGTGACCGCATCACCCTGCGGGAACTGGCCGGCATGCGCAGCGGGCTCTTCAACTACAGCCTGGACGACGCCTTCGTGAAGAAGTTCGAGGCCGATCCGCAGCAGTCCTTCACACCGCAGCAGTTGCTCGACGTCGCCTTCGCGCACCCCGTGCTGTTCGAGCCGGGCGCGGAGTTCGACTACAGCAACACCAACCTGATCCTGCTCGGTCTGGTCGTGGAGAAGATCACCGGCCGGCCGCTCCACGACGTGATCACCAAGGACGTCCTGGGACCGGCCGGGCTGCGCAGCACGGTCTTCCCGACGAGCCCGGCCCTGCCGGCGCCCTACGCGCACGGCTACACCGACCAGACGGCCTCGGGCCAGGTCGAGGACTCGACCCACTGGAATCCGTCCTGGGCCTGGGCCGCCGGAGAGATGGTCTCCGACGTCCAGAACCTGCGCAGTTGGGCCCGTACCCTCGCCACCGGCACGCTGCTGAAGCCGGCGACGCAGGCCGAACGCCTGAAGACCACCCCGATGGACATCCCGGGCGCGGGCTACGGCCTCGGTATTTTCGACGTCCAGGGCTGGATCGGCCACAACGGCTCGATCCCCGGGTACGAGGTGCTGCCCGTCTACCTGCCGTCCGCCCAGGCGACGATGGTCATCGTCCTGAACACCGACAGCCAGTACAAGGGTCAGGAGCCCAGCACGCTCTTCGGCGAGGCGGTCACCGGCATCGTCACTCCCGATCACGTGTATCCCGGCCACAAACCGGTCGCGCCCAAGGCAGGCTGA
- a CDS encoding PhzF family phenazine biosynthesis protein — MRYHHVDVFTDRPYSGNSLAVFPEADPLTGAQMRAITQELRHFESVFLVRDTARGRSRTWRARVFDLAGELEFAGHPLIGAAAVLHALHGAADHEAWTLCLPGRPVEVTTERRGPGRYASLLDQGAAAFLGRPDPEGLAGLFALEPADLDPDLPPEVVSTGLRYLVLPVRGDALARARVTQPLDAPLARVGAEFAYLLDASAMEGRHWNNDGLLEDVATGSGAGCAVAYLRGHGRIGSGERTLLRQGRFTGRPSTMTVSADGHGRDIRPVRVGGGVALVGEGHLRELPPS, encoded by the coding sequence ATGCGCTACCACCACGTCGACGTCTTCACCGACCGCCCCTACAGCGGCAACAGCCTCGCGGTGTTCCCCGAAGCCGATCCGCTGACCGGCGCCCAGATGCGGGCGATCACGCAGGAACTGCGGCACTTCGAGTCCGTCTTTCTCGTCCGCGACACCGCACGCGGGCGGTCACGCACGTGGCGTGCGCGCGTCTTCGACCTCGCGGGGGAGCTGGAGTTCGCCGGGCACCCCCTCATCGGCGCCGCCGCGGTGCTGCACGCCCTGCACGGCGCCGCGGACCACGAGGCCTGGACCCTGTGCCTGCCCGGCCGTCCGGTGGAGGTCACCACCGAACGCCGGGGCCCCGGTCGGTACGCGAGCCTCCTCGACCAGGGCGCGGCAGCGTTCCTCGGACGCCCCGACCCCGAGGGCCTGGCCGGCCTCTTCGCCCTCGAACCGGCCGATCTGGACCCCGATCTGCCCCCGGAGGTGGTCTCCACGGGCCTGCGCTACCTGGTGCTCCCCGTACGCGGCGACGCGCTCGCCCGCGCCCGTGTCACGCAGCCGCTCGACGCGCCCTTGGCCCGCGTCGGCGCCGAGTTCGCCTACCTGCTGGATGCCTCGGCCATGGAGGGCAGGCACTGGAACAACGACGGGCTCCTGGAGGACGTCGCCACCGGGAGCGGTGCGGGCTGTGCCGTCGCCTATCTGCGCGGCCACGGCCGGATCGGCTCCGGGGAGCGCACCCTGCTGCGCCAGGGCCGCTTCACCGGGCGACCCAGCACGATGACCGTCAGCGCCGACGGCCACGGCCGCGACATCCGGCCGGTACGCGTCGGAGGCGGCGTCGCACTCGTCGGGGAGGGACACCTGCGCGAGCTCCCGCCCTCCTGA